The window CATATTTATAGACAACTACGTAATGCAGAGCCGCCAGATGAAGAAACTGCACGTGGTATTATAGATAAATTATTCTTTAGTGATCAACGTTACTCTTTAGGAGAAGTTGGTCGTTATAGAATGAACAAGAAATTACAGTTAGATATCGGTATGGATAAGCAAGTGCTTACCAAAGAAGATATCATAACTATTATAAAATATTTAATCGAGCTTATTAACTCTAAAGCGGAGATTGATGATATTGATCACCTATCTAACCGTCGTGTACGTACAGTAGGAGAACAATTATCTTCTCAATTTGGTGTTGGTTTAGCACGTATGGCACGTACTATTCGTGAGCGTATGAACGTTCGTGATAACGAAGTATTTACTCCTATTGACTTAATTAATGCAAAGACATTATCTTCTGTAATTAATTCTTTCTTTGGTACAAACCAATTGTCTCAATTTATGGATCAAACCAATCCTCTTGCAGAGATTACGCATAAGCGTCGTCTTTCCGCATTAGGACCAGGTGGTTTATCTCGTGAAAGAGCTGGTTTCGAAGTACGTGATGTTCACTATACACACTACGGAAGACTTTGTCCTATTGAAACACCAGAGGGACCAAACATTGGTCTTATTTCTTCACTTTCGGTATTTGCTAAAGTGAATTCTATGGGATTCATTGAAACACCTTACAGAAAAGTAACAGATGGTGTAGTAGATATTAAAAATGAACCGATTTACTTAAGTGCTGAAGAGGAAGAAGATAAATTAATCGCGCAAGCAACTGTAAAAGTTGATGACGATGGTAAGATTTTAGATGATAAGGTAATTGCAAGAATGGAAGGTGACTTCCCAGTAATTGATCCTAAGGAGCTTCACTATACAGATGTTGCACCAAATCAAATTACATCTATTTCTGCTTCATTAATTCCTTTCTTAGAACATGATGATGCGAATAGAGCCCTAATGGGATCTAACATGATGCGTCAAGCTGTACCATTATTACGTCCGCAAGCTCCTATTGTAGGAACTGGTTTAGAACGTCAAGTGGCTTCAGATTCTCGTGTACTTATTAATGCAGAGAGAAATGGTGTTGTACAATATGTAGATTCACTAGAAATTACTATAAAATACGATCGTACTGATGATGAAGCTAAAGTTAGTTTCGACTCAGATACAAAAACATATCCTTTAACGAAGTTTAGAAAAACCAATCAAGGTACAAGTATTAACTTGAAACCAATTGTTGTAAAAGGAGATAAAGTTGTAAAAGGTCAAGTTTTATCTGAAGGTTATGCAACTCAAAAAGGAGAGCTAGCTTTAGGAAGAAATATGAAAGTAGCCTTCATGCCTTGGAAAGGGTATAACTTTGAGGATGCAATTGTAATTTCTGAAAAAGTAGTACGTGAAGATATTTTTACATCTATACATATAGATGAGTATTCTTTAGAAGTTAGAGATACAAAATTAGGTAACGAAGAGTTAACTAATGATATTCCTAACGTATCTGAAGAAGCTACAAAAGATCTTGATGAAAACGGAATGATTCGTGTTGGGGCAGAAGTGAAACCTGGTGATATCCTTATCGGAAAAATTACACCAAAAGGGGAATCGGATCCTACTCCAGAAGAAAAATTATTACGTGCAATCTTTGGTGATAAAGCTGGAGATGTAAAAGATGCTTCATTAAAAGCTTCACCTTCATTACATGGTGTTGTAATTAATAAGAAGTTATTCTCAAGAGCGGTTAAAGATAAACGTAAACGTGCTCAAGATAAAGAAGATATAGCGCAATTAGAAGCTTTATATTATACTAAGTTTGATGATTTGCAAGCTGTTTTAGTGGATAAATTATTCACTCTTGTAAATGGTAAAACTGCACAAGGTATCTTTAATGATTTAGGTGAAGAAGTTCTTCCAAAAGGAAAGAAATTTACACTTAAAATGTTAAATGCTGTAGATGATTATACGCACTTAACTTCTGGTACTTGGACAACAGACGACAAGACTAACAAGTTAGTTGCAGATTTAATTCATAACTACAAGATTAAAGAAAACGATTTACAAGGTTCTTTAAGACGTGAGAAATTTACTATTTCTGTAGGAGATGAATTACCAGCAGGTATCATCAAATTAGCAAAAGTTTATATTGCTAAAAAGCGTAAGCTTAAAGTGGGTGATAAAATGGCAGGACGACATGGTAACAAAGGTATTGTTGCACGTATTGTACGTCAAGAAGATATGCCATTCTTAGAAGATGGAACGCCAGTTGATATTGTATTAAATCCACTTGGTGTACCTTCTCGTATGAACATTGGTCAGATATATGAAACGGTATTAGGTTGGGCCGGACAAAAATTAGGTCGTACATACGCTACACCAATTTTTGATGGTGCTACTCTAGATCAAATCAACGAATTTACAGACGAAGCTGGAATTCCAAGATTCGGACATACCTATCTTTATGATGGTGGTACTGGAGATCGTTTTGATCAACCAGCAACCGTGGGAGTTATTTATATGTTGAAATTAGGACATATGGTTGACGATAAAATGCACGCTCGTTCAATTGGACCATACTCTCTTATTACACAACAACCTCTTGGTGGTAAAG is drawn from Lacinutrix sp. WUR7 and contains these coding sequences:
- the rpoB gene encoding DNA-directed RNA polymerase subunit beta: MLAKQAERLNFSSIINRTEYPDFMDIQIKSFQDFFQLETKSEERGDEGLYNTFLENFPITDTRNQFVLEFLDYFIDPPRYSIEECIERGLTYSVPLKARLKLYCTDPEHEDFETIVQDVYLGTIPYMTPSGTFCINGAERVVVSQLHRSPGVFFGQSFHANGTKLYSARVIPFKGSWIEFATDINQVMYAYIDRKKKLPVTTLFRAIGFERDKDILEIFDLAEEVKVSKSGLKKILGRKLAARVLNTWHEDFVDEDTGEVVSIERNEIVLDRDTVIDKDNIEEILEANVKAILLHKESAEQGDYAIIHNTLQKDPTNSEKEAVEHIYRQLRNAEPPDEETARGIIDKLFFSDQRYSLGEVGRYRMNKKLQLDIGMDKQVLTKEDIITIIKYLIELINSKAEIDDIDHLSNRRVRTVGEQLSSQFGVGLARMARTIRERMNVRDNEVFTPIDLINAKTLSSVINSFFGTNQLSQFMDQTNPLAEITHKRRLSALGPGGLSRERAGFEVRDVHYTHYGRLCPIETPEGPNIGLISSLSVFAKVNSMGFIETPYRKVTDGVVDIKNEPIYLSAEEEEDKLIAQATVKVDDDGKILDDKVIARMEGDFPVIDPKELHYTDVAPNQITSISASLIPFLEHDDANRALMGSNMMRQAVPLLRPQAPIVGTGLERQVASDSRVLINAERNGVVQYVDSLEITIKYDRTDDEAKVSFDSDTKTYPLTKFRKTNQGTSINLKPIVVKGDKVVKGQVLSEGYATQKGELALGRNMKVAFMPWKGYNFEDAIVISEKVVREDIFTSIHIDEYSLEVRDTKLGNEELTNDIPNVSEEATKDLDENGMIRVGAEVKPGDILIGKITPKGESDPTPEEKLLRAIFGDKAGDVKDASLKASPSLHGVVINKKLFSRAVKDKRKRAQDKEDIAQLEALYYTKFDDLQAVLVDKLFTLVNGKTAQGIFNDLGEEVLPKGKKFTLKMLNAVDDYTHLTSGTWTTDDKTNKLVADLIHNYKIKENDLQGSLRREKFTISVGDELPAGIIKLAKVYIAKKRKLKVGDKMAGRHGNKGIVARIVRQEDMPFLEDGTPVDIVLNPLGVPSRMNIGQIYETVLGWAGQKLGRTYATPIFDGATLDQINEFTDEAGIPRFGHTYLYDGGTGDRFDQPATVGVIYMLKLGHMVDDKMHARSIGPYSLITQQPLGGKAQFGGQRFGEMEVWALEAYGASATLREILTVKSDDVIGRAKTYESIVKGEPMPDPGLPESFNVLMHELKGLGLDIRLEE